One region of Armigeres subalbatus isolate Guangzhou_Male chromosome 3, GZ_Asu_2, whole genome shotgun sequence genomic DNA includes:
- the LOC134219232 gene encoding uncharacterized protein LOC134219232 isoform X1 has product MKPSKALKMSQAKVYLEINPAVAVTVLSELLANCGFPVDEPDPLKIAKVLGPVKTPSPLVMVSIPLDDSVEENNREITPIVSSTIDSTVIEVSHEQVPKSLQFVNHNAAYLATSTPVSNIPEILDNSIAHVTFNEIELALLNQCSVIDEENMELAYLRQTLSLSMMEAEFLRMQLRLFNLKARSILELFQYCDGSNIGFCRCPEIRKRIFEMGILVQRQ; this is encoded by the exons ATGAAGCCATCCAA AGCATTAAAAATGTCGCAGgcaaaagtttatttggaaatcAATCCTGCAGTAGCTGTTACAGTTCTAA GTGAGCTTTTGGCCAACTGTGGCTTTCCGGTTGACGAACCTGATCCTCTGAAGATAGCTAAAGTGCTTGGTCCGGTTAAAACTCCATCGCCGCTTGTCATGGTTTCGATCCCGCTGGATGACTCTGTAGAGGAAAATAATAGAGAAATAACACCCATCGTCTCATCGACAATCGATTCAACAGTAATCGAGGTTTCACACGAACAAGTCCCTAAATCGCTGCAATTTGTCAACCACAATGCTGCGTACTTGGCTACAAGTACCCCAGTTTCCAATATCCCCGAAATTTTGGACAACTCAATTGCTCACGTCACTTTCAATGAAATCGAACTAGCACTGTTAAATCAGTGCTCCGTCATCGACGAGGAAAACATGGAATTGGCTTACCTCAGGCAGACGCTTTCACTCAGTATGATGGAAGCCGAGTTCCTCCGGATGCAACTCAGGTTGTTCAATCTGAAGGCGCGGTCTATTTTGGAGTTGTTTCAG TATTGCGATGGTTCCAATATCGGCTTCTGTAGATGTCCAGAAATTCGAAAGCGTATTTTCGAGATGGGTATTCTGGTTCAGCGCCAGTGA
- the LOC134219232 gene encoding uncharacterized protein LOC134219232 isoform X2: MSQAKVYLEINPAVAVTVLSELLANCGFPVDEPDPLKIAKVLGPVKTPSPLVMVSIPLDDSVEENNREITPIVSSTIDSTVIEVSHEQVPKSLQFVNHNAAYLATSTPVSNIPEILDNSIAHVTFNEIELALLNQCSVIDEENMELAYLRQTLSLSMMEAEFLRMQLRLFNLKARSILELFQYCDGSNIGFCRCPEIRKRIFEMGILVQRQ; the protein is encoded by the exons ATGTCGCAGgcaaaagtttatttggaaatcAATCCTGCAGTAGCTGTTACAGTTCTAA GTGAGCTTTTGGCCAACTGTGGCTTTCCGGTTGACGAACCTGATCCTCTGAAGATAGCTAAAGTGCTTGGTCCGGTTAAAACTCCATCGCCGCTTGTCATGGTTTCGATCCCGCTGGATGACTCTGTAGAGGAAAATAATAGAGAAATAACACCCATCGTCTCATCGACAATCGATTCAACAGTAATCGAGGTTTCACACGAACAAGTCCCTAAATCGCTGCAATTTGTCAACCACAATGCTGCGTACTTGGCTACAAGTACCCCAGTTTCCAATATCCCCGAAATTTTGGACAACTCAATTGCTCACGTCACTTTCAATGAAATCGAACTAGCACTGTTAAATCAGTGCTCCGTCATCGACGAGGAAAACATGGAATTGGCTTACCTCAGGCAGACGCTTTCACTCAGTATGATGGAAGCCGAGTTCCTCCGGATGCAACTCAGGTTGTTCAATCTGAAGGCGCGGTCTATTTTGGAGTTGTTTCAG TATTGCGATGGTTCCAATATCGGCTTCTGTAGATGTCCAGAAATTCGAAAGCGTATTTTCGAGATGGGTATTCTGGTTCAGCGCCAGTGA